The following is a genomic window from Dama dama isolate Ldn47 chromosome 4, ASM3311817v1, whole genome shotgun sequence.
CCACTGACTCCAGCGCCTCCCTGGGCCTCCATCTCTGGCCCTTGACCCCCATCCACCTGACCTGCACCTTAGGTCTGATCTCTGACCCATGAACCATCAACTTACCCACACTGACCCCTGACTCCATCTCAACCTGAGTCACATCTTGACCTCTGACCTCCATCAACTCTGACTTTTATTTTCTGGTCTCCACCTCTGTGTTCTGACTCTCACTGACCCCATCTAGACCCTCTGACTTGGAAACTTGATTGATTCTGTCTTTGTCCCTCATTGATTCTACCGGCCCTCTGACTCCAACCTTTGACCTCTACCCTTCATCAAATCTGACTTTCCTCTATCTTCCTTTGTCTCCTGACAGATGACCATAGGATCATTCCTGCTGACCTGATCTCATGACCTCCAACCTGCCCTCCTCCTCTTGACCTCTAATTTTCTACCTCCAGCGACTCTGATCTTCCTTTCAGACTTTCATTGGCTTAACTGATCCCCTTAATCCTCAGTGTCCATCCAACTTCCCACCCCAACACAACTGCTCTTGACATTGACCTCTGACCCTTGACACCAACTTCTAATGTTGAAGGCCAGGTCCTTGAACCTGCCCTGAGTTTTGACCCCTAACACCTGACCTTCGACCCTGAGCTGAATCTGAAGCTTTTGGTTTGCTGCTGTAGTTGACCTCTGACCCCGACAACAGCTCTCTGGcctgtcctctccccaccccccatccaggTGTACATTCGCAGCACAGACTTTGACCGGACACTGGAGAGTGCTCAGGCCAACCTGGCGGGGCTCTTCCCTGAGGCCGCCCCAGGGCGCTCCGAGGCTGCCTGGAGGCCCATCCCTGTGCACACTGTGCCGGTCACTGAGGACAAGGTCAGGGGCTGGACGGGGCCTGGGGGCGGGAGGGATGGAGAGGGCCGGCGGCTCAGAGACCAGGCTGGGACCCgacggggctgggggctgggggcctccCGGAACCGGAGCAAGGATGCCTTCCCTGGGGCTGAGTTGCCTGATGGGGTGAGCCGCCCACCCCGCTCTGCTCAGCCATATCGGGGAGAAACCGTGCACCGGAGACAGGACCCCCCCAGCCCCACTTCCCTGCCTGCAGTCGGGCCCCAGACACACTTTtgtcccctctgagcctcagtctcctccagCTGCTGAGGTTCCCTACGCGCAGCTGTCCCCGATACCGTGAGCTGCTGAGGGAGGCCACGGAGGCCGCTGAGTACCAGACCGCCCTGGAGGGCTGGACGGTGAGCTGGGCGGGCCAGATGCGGCAGTATGGGGAGGGACCCACAGGACAGGGCGGGGCCGGCAGGCCGAAGGGGGCGGGGCCgaccggggtggggcggggccagTGGATGTGGCGGGACCCACAGTACAGGGCGGTGCGGGCAGGCTGAGGGGGCGGGGCGAGGGGCGgggcgaggggcggggccggcggggtCGGCCGGAGGTGGCTGGACCCTAGGGGCGCTGACATTTGCCAGGCTCACCCATCCCGGTTCGGTTCTTGCAGGACTTCTTGACTCGCCTGGAGAACTTCACGGGGCTGTCGCTGGTCGGGGAGCCGCTGCGCAAGGCGTGGAAGGTCCTGGACACTCTGATTTGCCAGGTGGGCCCCTGACCCATACTCCCAGCCGGCCAAGTCGTTAAGGACCCTGGGTTCCAATCCCAGCGTTGCCGCTCACTACTTGTGTTccctcaggcaagtcacttaacctttagtgcctcagtttccccatcacaACGACAATGGCGACACTCCTATCAACTTGGGTTGCTGTTTGGATCAAAAGGGGTTAATTCACGCGATGCGCTTAAAATAGCGCCTGGCACATGGTGAGGCATTTTCGGTCTACGTGTTTGCCGTTCAAATCCTCCAGTTTCGTAATCGGAAAagcactggaaggcaaagctTGGGTCCCAGGCGCTGACCTGAAGCGGCCTGAGGCTGGCAGTCCATGCTTACCCACTTAATGGGAATGTTCCTAATTGCCTGGTGGGAAGAGCAACGTGTGTGTCTAAGGCAGCTGCCCCAGCCCCCACtggatgtgttcagttcagttcagtcgctcagtcgtgtccgactctctgcgaccccatgaaccgcagcacgccaggcctccctgtccatcaccaactcccagagtttactcaaattcatgcccatcgagtcggtgatgccatccagccatctcatcctctgtcgcccccttctcctcctgcccccaagccctcccagggtcagggtcttttccagtgagtcaactcttcgcatgaggtggccaaagtactggagtttcagcttcagcatcactccttccaatgaacacccagaactgatctcctttaggatggactggttggatctccttgtagtccaagggactctcaagagtcttccctaacaccatagttcaaaagcatcaatttttcggcgctcagctttcctcacagtccaactctcacatccatacatgaccactggaaaaaccatagccttgaccagagagTTAGGAGGTATATATTAATAGTACCCTCACCACCAGAACTTTCTGAAATTCCAAATgtctgaattattattattttttatttaatcaattatttggttgcaccaagtcttagttgtggcatatggaatctagttctctgatcagggattgaacttgggccccctgcagtgggagcatggagtcttagccaccagggaagtcttgggccaccagggaagtccccccaaatgTCTGAATTCTGAAACAGCTCTGGCCCCAAGGGTTTCCGATAAGGGCTTCTGGAATAATGGTCATTACCATGTTTAATTAATAATTGCTATTACCCACACCAAGGacatcccaggtggcgctagtggtaaagaacctgcctgccaatgcaggtagaggtaagagatgtgggtttgatccctgggttgggaagatcccctggaagagggcatggcaaccccttacagtattcttgcctagagaatcccattgacagagaagtctggtgggctacagggtccacagggtcgcaaagagttggacatgactgaagcaacttagcacattagCCACACCCTAATTTCCTGACCAGACCTTGCCTATGAGGGCACCAGTCAGAGAAGGCTTGGAAGAGTGAATTGCAGCTGATGGGGGCATCGCCAGTGGGTCTGAGGGGAGCAAGAAGAGCTCTGGACATCGCGGTCACTCTGttccctgcctctctcctcaGCAAGCCCATGGTCTTTCCCTCCCATCCTGGGCCTCCCCAGATGTCCTGCAGACACTAGCTCAGATCTCGGCTCTGGATATCGGAGCTCACGTGGGACCACCCCAGGCAGCGGAGAAGGCCCAGCTCAGTGGGGGTGAGATGTGGGGCTGGGCGGCTGGGAGGCCCAGGCGGCTTCCTTTGGAGGGTTCTTAACACTCTGTCTTGCCCTGTCAGGAATCCTGCTAGATGCCATCCTGGCTAACTTCTCCCGGGTGCAGCGCTTGGGGCTGCCACTCAAGATGGTTATGTATTCCGCTGTAAGTCTTCGGAAACGGAGGCAGTGCCACGTGGGcacagggatggggagggggtgggatttGGGTGAGGGGGGACTCATGGTCCCGGTGGAACCTCAGCCTCATACCTTGAGTAACACATATCTCCAAACTATACTCTCAGGTCATATCACCAGAGGTATGGAATCTGGAAGGAGGGAGGTGATGATGGGAAATAATTCAGTTCTTCTGGAAGGACAGGCTTTTTGGCTGAGCTCTCCAGTCATATTTATTAAATGACCACCTGTAATTGGTGGGGCTGCCTCCAGGGTGAGgaggcttggggtggggggggtgtggTTATTTGTTCTAAGGGGTCTGAGGGCCATCTGGAGGAGCCCCGACTCAGCCCTGGATCCACCCGCAGCACGACAGCACTCTCCTGGCCCTCCAGGGGGCCCTGGGTCTGTACGACGGGCACACACCGCCTTACGCCGCCTGCCTCGGCTTTGAGTTCCGGCGGCGCTTGGCCGACGCGGACCGCGACGACGCAGACGGCGACCACCCAGGGTGAGGAGGGGGCGGTACCCGGAAGTG
Proteins encoded in this region:
- the ACP4 gene encoding testicular acid phosphatase, whose amino-acid sequence is MAGPGFRGHPAGPLLLLLLLPPALTEGPLVFVAVVFRHGDRAPLASYPTDPHKEVASTLWPRGLGQLTEEGVRQQLELGRFLRSRYEDFLSPEYRREEVYIRSTDFDRTLESAQANLAGLFPEAAPGRSEAAWRPIPVHTVPVTEDKLLRFPTRSCPRYRELLREATEAAEYQTALEGWTDFLTRLENFTGLSLVGEPLRKAWKVLDTLICQQAHGLSLPSWASPDVLQTLAQISALDIGAHVGPPQAAEKAQLSGGILLDAILANFSRVQRLGLPLKMVMYSAHDSTLLALQGALGLYDGHTPPYAACLGFEFRRRLADADRDDADGDHPGNVTVSLFYRNDSAGLPLTLRLPGCPAPCPLSRFRQLTAPARPPAHGIPCHGSHEPATPAATVVPLLAGAVAVLAALSMGLGLLAWRPGCLRAWGGPV